The Sphingomonas sp. OV641 DNA window GCCGGGCGTTTTCCGCCGCATCGACCGTGCGATAGATCGGGCAGGGGATCGAGCGGCCGCGGCGGCTGTCGCAGAAGCCGTCGCTGTCGCCGGTGTGGAGGTGGAGATCGCCGCGATACCAGGCGCGGCCGGCCTTGAGCGGCTCGGGCGAGAAGGTGGAGACAGCGGGCACGTCGCCGGGGCGCCAGAACCAGATTTTGGCGGTGTAGGTGCTGGTCGCGCCTTCGTCGATGTACGAGACGCCGAGGTCGAGCGACCAGCGGCGTCCGCCGATCGGGCCGGCAGTGAAGGACGGGGTGGCGCTGGTCTCGTCCAGCACCACGGCGTGCTTGTTGCTGCCGCTCCAGCCGCGGAAGCGCTCGCCGTCGAACAGGCCGAGATTGATGACCGTCTTGCCGTCGGGCCGCGTGTAGGTGAGCTCGATCGCAATGCGGGTCACGCCCTTCGGCACGGTGAAGGGTACGGCGACGTTGCGCTGATAGTTGGCGCGATCGACCGTGCCGGTGAGGACCAGATCAGGCGCCTCCTTGCCCTTGGCGAGCGGGACCTTGTCCCAGGCGGGAAGGGTTTGGGCGTGGGAAGTGGCCGGGGCCACGAGCGCGAGAGCGAGGAGGGCGCGGCGGAGGATGGCTGGCATCGGAGGAGTCCTTTGGAAGGTCGGAACCCCGCAGCCGGGGTGACGGCGTGTGTCGTGTGGATCGCCTCCCCGGCGAAGGCCGGGGTCCAGTCGGGAAGCCGGGCATCGCTGGCCGCTTCGCCTGCCAACAACGTCCCCCAACTGGGCCCCGGCCTTCGCCGGGGAGGCGCCTTGTTCGTGTTGATCGGATGACAGGCCTGGGCGGGGCATTCGCTGCCCCGCCCATCTGGCTTAGAAGCGGAAGGTCACCGCGCCGCGGAAGCTGCGGCCGAAGATCGAGCGAGCGATGTACACTGCGTCGCCCACTTCCTCGTTCTGGATCGAGCCGGCGCGCGGATTGCCCTCGGTCAGGCCGACCGTGTTGGTCAGGTTGTTGACGTAGAGATTGAAGCTCAGCGCGTCGGTCACGTCGAGGCGGGCGTTGAGATCGACCGTCGCATAGGACGGCAGGTTGATCTGGTTCGCCACGTCCGCCCAGCGCTGGCCGTAATAGGAGATGTCGGATTCAAGCCGAAAGCGGTTGTCGAACAGGTTGATGCCCGGCGTGATGCGGAACTGGTGCTCCGGCACGCGGATCAGCCGGTTCTTGGAATAATCAAACTCGCGCCCATTGGCGTCGCGATAGGCGAAATCGGTGAAGCGCGCATGCTGGTAGGTGTAGTTCGCGTGGACGTCGAACCACGGCACCGGCCGCCACGTACCCTCGACCTCCGCGCCCCAGGTCTCCGTGTCGCCGAACACGGTGTTGAGGACATACTGCCCCGACGCATTCTGGCGATAGTCGCTGATCTGATAGCTTTCGTAGATCGTGCGGAAGCCGGTGACGAACAGGTTGAAGTTGCGCCGATCGAACTTCAGGCCGACTTCCTGAAAGTTCATCTGCTGCGTCACCGGGGCCTGGGTCGGGGCGCCGAAGAAGCTCGACACGCCCGGAAGGCGGAAGGTGGAGGTGTAGCGGGCGAAGGCGCCGAAGCTCGGCTGGAACTGGTAGTTCACGCCGACCGACCAGGCGAGATCGTCGTTCGAACCCTTCCATGGCGTGAACACGCCATTGCCGACAAGCACCGCATTGTCGGCGACCGTCGGGCTTTGGCCCAGGTTCGCTGTGCGCGAGCCTTCGCTGATGCCGCTAACGCTGACCTGTTCCCAGCGCAGCCCGCCGTCGAGGCGCAGCTTGTCAGTGATCTTCCACTCGTCGGACGCATAGAGCGCGACCGAGCGCGAGGTGCCTGATGACCAGCCGAACTCGCTGCCGTAGCCGAGCACGCCGCCCTCGGTCAGCATCGTGCCTGGCGCGCCACCCGCGCCGGGCAGTACCGCGTCGAGCAAGGACGCGTTGTTCTTCACGTCGGTGAGGATCGAGGCCGAGGTGGCGCGGTAATCCTCATCGACATGGGCGTAATAGAGGCCGAACGCGACATCGTGCTGGCCGCCGGCCTGGAACGTCTTCTGCAGGCGCGTGTCGCTGATCACCTCGCTTTCGGGCACGGTGAAGGAGCGCGCGAGATTGAGCAGCACCAGCCCGTTGCCATTCTGGTTGGCGGCAAAGGCGCCGCTGCCGTTGGTGTAGCTGAGCCCCAGCGGCGTACCGGACGGCAGGCCAAACGTGCCGCGCAGCGAGGTGAGCACATCGGCATAAGTGAAGATCGAGCGCGGGGTGATGCTGTTGCGCTTCTGATAGCTGTCGCGATAGCGCAGGCTCTGCACCAGGCTGAAATCCTCGCCCAGCTCGAAGCGGCCTTGCATCGTCACCTGGGTGATCTTGGCCTTGTTGGCGACGCCCGCGTCGAAATCATAGGCGCCGGTGGGCGTGCGGAAGCTGAAGTAGCGCGTCTCCGGCCCGGCGATCGTGTCGTTCAGCGCGTCAAAGCCGGGGACGCCGACGGGATCGCCATCCTCATTGTTGACGAAGGGGGTGACCATTGCGTTCTCGACCCGCTCGTCGAGATGCTTGACGCTGACCATGAACGAGCCGCCGTCCCATTCGGTGGACAGCGTGCCGCGGATCTGGCCGCCCTCGCCGAGGCGGTAGCCGGTGTGCCGCTGACCGTCCGAAATGCGGTAGAAGCCGCCGACGAAGAAATTCCAGCCGGTGTTGGCGATCGGGCCGCCGATCCAGCCGTCGACGCGGTGGGCGTTATAGTCCGCACCCTCATAGCGGACGAGGCCTTCCAGCGTGTCGCCGCCGCGCCGCGTGATGAAGTTCACCACCGCGCCGGGCGCATTGGAATAGAACAGCGACGACGGGCCGCCGCGCACCACTTCGACGCGCTCCAGCGACTGGTCGATGCGCAGCGACTGGTCGCCGTTGAGCCAGCCGAGGCCCGGATCGTGCTGGATGGTGATGCCGTCCTCGAGCAGCGCGACCTGCGAATAGCCATCCGTCGGGATACCGCGGACGCGGATGTTGCCGCTGGTCTCGCCCGACGAGCTTTCGACCCAGAAGCCCGGCACGTTCTTCAGCGCCTCGCCGACGCCGACCGGCGCCTTCATCTTCAGCATCTCCGACGAGATGGTGGAGATGGCGTAGCTCGCCTCCACCTTGGCCTGGTTCTCGTTGCCGGCGCGCGCGGTGACGATGATTTCGCTGCCGCTTTCCGGATCGCTGGCCTGCGCGCCGCCGGTGCCGCGCGCCGGCTCGTTCGCCGGGATCGCAGCGCCGTCCTGCGGCTGGTTGCTGGTCTGCGCCCACGCGGGCGCGGCGACGGCGAGCGCGATCGTTGCCGTCGCACCCAGCAAGGTGCGACGCAGAGGAGGAACGAACATGATGATAGACCCCTTTGCCTTTGTATGAGGCGGCCATATGATAGCGATCGCTATCAGTTTTATGACACTTCGGTTCCGGTTTGATGGCAGCAGGGAAGATGGGCTTGGCGACACACAGAAAGCCGGTGCAGGCGCGTGCGCAGCGCACCTATGATGCGCTGCTGGATGCCGCAGGCGTGTTGCTTGGCGAAGTGGGGATCGAGCGCATCTCGACCAATCTGATCTGCGAGCGCGCCGGCATGAGCCCACCGGCGCTCTACCGCTATTTCGACGACAAATATGCGGTGATCGGCGCACTGGCGGAGCGGCTGATGCTTCGGCAGAACGTGGCGATGCAGGCGTGGGTCGCGCGCTATGCCGATGCCGGGCTGGCGGTGCTCGCGGATCGGACGGTGGAGCTGCTGCGCGAGATGCACGCGATCACCAGTGCGGAGCCGGGCGCGCTATGGATCATGCGATCGCTGCACGCGGTGCCGAACCTGACCCCGATCCGCTTGTTCTCGCACAATCTGGTCACGGACCTGCTGACGGATTTGTACCACGTCTATCTGCCGCATGTGGACCGGGCGCTGCTGCGACGGCGGACGCGCCTGTCGGTGGAATTCGCTTATTCCCTTGACGAGATGTTGAAGGAAGAAGCGGTCGATGTCGAAGGAACCTTCGAGGACGCCCACTTCGTCTTCAAGGCGATGTTCACTTATCCCGATTACCAGCTGCCGGCACGTATCTGACAGGTCAGCTATGCGTCATCGATGGATCCCATCCGCGACCATGAGAGCGTTCGTCCGGTCTGTCCTGTTCGGCGCTATCGCGGGAGCAGCACCGTTTCTGCTCATGTCAACGATGCTCGTGCTCATCGGGCTTCCCCGCGCATTGACCGATAGCCGCGAGTTCGCGGCCATGCTGATGCTGTGGACAGCGCCGCTTGCCGTGGCTCTGCCAATCGTCACGTGCGGCAGCATCTTCATCGGCCTTCCGGTGGCGGCGATGCTGAGGCGGCGGGGCGCGGAAAACGCCATTTCCTATGGCAGCATCGGTGCTGCCTCCGGCGGAGTTCTGACTGCGGCCCTCGTATTCGTACTGGAAGTGTTCGACGGCTATTGGTTGACGCTTCTTGGAGCCATTGCTGGCGCTGTCACCGCGTTGACCTGGTGGCGATCGCGATCGCGATACGGTGATGCCTCGGGCAAGCGCCTTTCCAAGCATTGAGGGCTGCAACGCAGGCCAGCTAAGCCAAATGGCTTAGCTGGCGTCCGAGCAGCGAAAGGCCTAGCATCGCGACGACAAACCGTCCGGCAAGGATGGAGCCTAGGGGAGGGATGCTGTGAAAGACATGCGCGGGAAGACTGCCTTCGTCACCGGCGGCGCGAGCGGGCTGGGGTTCGCAATGGCGCAGGCCTTCGGCGGGGAAGGCATGAACGTCATGATCGCCGATATCGAACCCGAGGTCGCCCGCACCAAGGTGGAGGAACTGCGCGCCCGGCAGATCAGGGCCGAATGGGTCTAGGTCGACGTCACCAGCCGGGATTCGATGCGCAAGGGCGCGATCGAGACGATCGCCAAGTTCGGCAAGGTGCACCTCGTCGCCAATAACGCAGGCATCGGTGCCGGCGGTCCGCTGGGCAGCGTGCCGGAGGGTGACTGGGACTGGGTGATCGACGTCAACCTGAAGGGCGTGGTTTATGGCGTCGAGGTCTTTGCTCCGCTGATCGAGAGCCACGGGGAGGGCGGCCACCTCGTCAACACCGCCTCGATGGCTGGGCTCATCAGTCCGGCGGGAATGGAACCGTATTGCGCCAGCAAGTTTGCTGTCGTGGCGATGAGCGAAGGCTGGCGCCAGCAACTGGCGCCGAAGAACATCGGCGTTTCGGTGCTGTGCCCCGGCCTGGTGAGCACCAACATCTATGCGGGCCGACGAAATCGCCACAATGCGGTCTATGGCGAAAGCGGCAGGGACTTTGGCCAGGCCGATATCGACCGGCAGCGTGAGTGGATGGCCGGGGGCATCGACCCGCTGGTCGTCGGACGCCGTGTCGTGGAGGGGGTCAGGGACAATGACCTGTATATCCTGAGCCACGTCGAATATGAACAGGTGGTGCGCGAGCGCTTCGAACAGATCATGGCCGCTTTCGCGAAATCGAAGCAGAGCGCCGCACTGGGCACGCTCCCGAAGGATCGTCGCCTGGATGTGGTAAGCGTCGGCCCCTGACCTGTCGGCCGGCTCGATTACAACAAGCCGGATCACCTCCGGTGAGGAGTTGAACCGGCGACACGGACGGGGCGGCTTGGCTCTCGATCGGCGGCTCATCCAGCTCCGCTCAAGCAGCGCCGCCTACTTTGCCTCCTCCGCAGCGAGCACCGCGAGTGCCAATCCGAGTCCGTCGCGCGAACCGCGCGAGTTCGGTCGGTGTTACCGCTGCCCGTGTCCTCTCGCTCTCGCATTAGAGTAGAATGCGCGGCGCCCTTGATTGGCATGCGATCGTGCTCGGCTATCGTCCGGTGAACAATGCTTACACGATCAACAAGCGCGTTTCGCATGCGCCACGATCACTCGCTCGACTGTTTCGTCGTCCAGTTCGAGTTGCCCGTCGATCAGCAGCATGGCCAGCCCATGTGCAATCGACCAGCATTGCAGTGCAAAGACGCGCGGCTCGATCTCGGGTGGTGCGAGCGCCACGGCATTCGCCATCAGGAAGCGCATCGCATCGGTCGGCATCTCCGTTGGATCGACAGCCTCGCTGCGCAGGGGGGTAGCGAAGATCAGCCGGAACAGCGCTGTGTTCTCCAGCGCGAACCGAACATATGCGGCACCCGTCGCGTTGAAGCCCAGCGAGCCGCCGCCCGCCGCGTTGAAGGCTGCATGTTGCGCCTTGCCGAGCATGTCGAGCCCGGCGGATGCCAGCGCAGCCATCAGTGCCGCCTTATCGGGAAAGTGGCGGTAAACCGCTGTCGGGCTGACGCCGACCTGGCGTGCGACCTCGCGCAGCGACAGGTCTTCGGCGTTGCGCGTGGCCAGCAGCGCCAGCCCCGCTTCAACCAGCGCGGAACGAAGCTCGCCATGATGGTAGGAGCGTTTGATGGATGTTGACACTGTTATCATTAAGCCTATGTTGACGCCGTGCACATCTCGCATTGGAGAGTCGCCATGGCAAGCAAAGCTGAGACCATCATTCGCAATACCGTTGGTGCAGGCATCAATTTGTTGGCCGATTTCAACCGCAAACGGCTCCCCAAGACCAAACACCCGTTCCTCACCGGCATTCATGAACCGATGACGGAGGAGAAGACGCTTACCGATCTTGCGATCACCGGCACGATCCCAGCCGCTCTTAGAGGGCGATATCTGCGCATCGGACCAAATCCGACGACGCCCGACCCGGCCGGCTATCACTGGTTCACTGGCGACGGGATGGTCCACGGCATCGCGCTCGGCGAGGGCAAGGCGATCTGGTACCGAAATAGGTGGATTGGGTCGAAGCGCGTCGGTGCGGCTCTCGGTCGTCCGGCGGCTCCGGGGCCGCGGCACGGCGGCTTCGATACAGTCAATACTAACGTCCTCGGCATCGCCGGGCGCACGTTCGCGCTGGTCGAGGCCGGCAGCTATCCGGTCGAACTCAATGACACGCTCGACGAGCAGACCTACAATCCGTTTGACAATACGTTGATGGGCAGTTTCACCGCGCATCCACATCGTGATCCGCTAACTGGCGAGTATCACGCGATCGCGTACGAAGCGACCGATCCCAACACCATCCGCCACGTCGTGCTTTCACCTGACGGCCAAGTCACGCGCGAGGAGCCGATCGCCGTCCGGCATGGCCCCTCGATCCACGATTGCGCAATCACGCAGCGCTATGCGGTAATCCTTGATCTGCCAGTGACCTTCTCGATGAAGACGCTGATCGGCGGTCACAGCTTCCCCTATAGCTGGAACCCGGACCATCCCGCCCGGGTGGGCCTGCTGCCGCGTGCCGGCAGCAACGACGACGTGATCTGGTGCCCGGTCGACCCGGCCTATGTCTTCCACGTTGCCAATGCCTTTGATGCGCCGGACGGCACTGTGGTGATTGACGTCGTCGCCTATGCCTCGATGTTCGCCGAAAGCCTGCAGGGGCCGGATGCAGCTGGGCAGTTCGAGCGCTGGACGGTAGACCCGGTCGAACGCACCGTCAGCCGGCGCGTGATAGACGCGGACGCCCAGGAATTTCCCCGTCCCGACGAACGGCGCTTTGG harbors:
- a CDS encoding TonB-dependent receptor, translated to MFVPPLRRTLLGATATIALAVAAPAWAQTSNQPQDGAAIPANEPARGTGGAQASDPESGSEIIVTARAGNENQAKVEASYAISTISSEMLKMKAPVGVGEALKNVPGFWVESSSGETSGNIRVRGIPTDGYSQVALLEDGITIQHDPGLGWLNGDQSLRIDQSLERVEVVRGGPSSLFYSNAPGAVVNFITRRGGDTLEGLVRYEGADYNAHRVDGWIGGPIANTGWNFFVGGFYRISDGQRHTGYRLGEGGQIRGTLSTEWDGGSFMVSVKHLDERVENAMVTPFVNNEDGDPVGVPGFDALNDTIAGPETRYFSFRTPTGAYDFDAGVANKAKITQVTMQGRFELGEDFSLVQSLRYRDSYQKRNSITPRSIFTYADVLTSLRGTFGLPSGTPLGLSYTNGSGAFAANQNGNGLVLLNLARSFTVPESEVISDTRLQKTFQAGGQHDVAFGLYYAHVDEDYRATSASILTDVKNNASLLDAVLPGAGGAPGTMLTEGGVLGYGSEFGWSSGTSRSVALYASDEWKITDKLRLDGGLRWEQVSVSGISEGSRTANLGQSPTVADNAVLVGNGVFTPWKGSNDDLAWSVGVNYQFQPSFGAFARYTSTFRLPGVSSFFGAPTQAPVTQQMNFQEVGLKFDRRNFNLFVTGFRTIYESYQISDYRQNASGQYVLNTVFGDTETWGAEVEGTWRPVPWFDVHANYTYQHARFTDFAYRDANGREFDYSKNRLIRVPEHQFRITPGINLFDNRFRLESDISYYGQRWADVANQINLPSYATVDLNARLDVTDALSFNLYVNNLTNTVGLTEGNPRAGSIQNEEVGDAVYIARSIFGRSFRGAVTFRF
- a CDS encoding TetR/AcrR family transcriptional regulator — protein: MATHRKPVQARAQRTYDALLDAAGVLLGEVGIERISTNLICERAGMSPPALYRYFDDKYAVIGALAERLMLRQNVAMQAWVARYADAGLAVLADRTVELLREMHAITSAEPGALWIMRSLHAVPNLTPIRLFSHNLVTDLLTDLYHVYLPHVDRALLRRRTRLSVEFAYSLDEMLKEEAVDVEGTFEDAHFVFKAMFTYPDYQLPARI
- a CDS encoding TetR/AcrR family transcriptional regulator — translated: MNAGEERVFGLGEPFAVEIGQQIDACTNGIANDGLSFACHGDSPMRDVHGVNIGLMITVSTSIKRSYHHGELRSALVEAGLALLATRNAEDLSLREVARQVGVSPTAVYRHFPDKAALMAALASAGLDMLGKAQHAAFNAAGGGSLGFNATGAAYVRFALENTALFRLIFATPLRSEAVDPTEMPTDAMRFLMANAVALAPPEIEPRVFALQCWSIAHGLAMLLIDGQLELDDETVERVIVAHAKRAC
- a CDS encoding carotenoid oxygenase family protein, producing the protein MTEEKTLTDLAITGTIPAALRGRYLRIGPNPTTPDPAGYHWFTGDGMVHGIALGEGKAIWYRNRWIGSKRVGAALGRPAAPGPRHGGFDTVNTNVLGIAGRTFALVEAGSYPVELNDTLDEQTYNPFDNTLMGSFTAHPHRDPLTGEYHAIAYEATDPNTIRHVVLSPDGQVTREEPIAVRHGPSIHDCAITQRYAVILDLPVTFSMKTLIGGHSFPYSWNPDHPARVGLLPRAGSNDDVIWCPVDPAYVFHVANAFDAPDGTVVIDVVAYASMFAESLQGPDAAGQFERWTVDPVERTVSRRVIDADAQEFPRPDERRFGQPYRYAYTIALPENSFTIADTRLYKHDMEAGTRETHEFGAGRHPGEFVFVPARVDAAEDEGWLIGLVIDLPQQTTDLVILDAQHFTAQPVASVQIPHRIPPGFHGNWIDDLCQSAF